One Fusarium musae strain F31 chromosome 6, whole genome shotgun sequence DNA segment encodes these proteins:
- a CDS encoding hypothetical protein (BUSCO:EOG092612CC) — protein sequence MLVSLTVGKVDAGVTVLLTPDKRLIEFPSILLPPNISSGSIVDINVSQNATKEAAADHAFRALQDSIYNSFGASEPSTPVLRCRNATQTSVVLEWDPIQLATADLISLSLYRNGQKAGNIPRPLQMHSTKISGLAVDTEYTFHLVLRTSAGTFISERVSVRTHKMTDLRGITITTGILPSAVKDSLTNAVERIGAKIVDGVRIDTTHFVTTEGRGQQWEKAVESNIPVVRPEWVEACEKSGRILGVTKFYLDAMKPGPPAEEASPPPPPEKEEKSLPVPPAHNGEQASPSEEKLDEKVKEKEEEDARRNGGKQSSSGSSTEGEEEAEIEQKTKTSPQEEQKVRFEDKEEQKVALRPAHNGESSKPEHDDKQEASDDDAEEESNAKTAPTPDGASFQEVEL from the exons ATGCTCGTCTCTCTCACTGTCGGCAAGGTCGATGCCGGCGTTACTGTTCTTCTGACACCGGACAAGCGCTTG ATCGAATTCCCATCTATCCTCCTCCCTCCCAACATCTCGTCAGGCAGTATCGTCGACATCAACGTTTCGCAGAACGCGACCAAAGAAGCTGCTGCAGATCACGCATTCCGTGCCCTCCAAGACAGCATCTACAACTCATTTGGTGCCTCGGAGCCTTCAACTCCAGTGCTGCGATGCCGCAATGCAACCCAAACCTCGGTCGTTCTTGAGTGGGATCCTATTCAGCTTGCTACCGCCGACCTTATTTCTTTGAGTCTCTACCGAAATGGTCAAAAAGCTGGAAATATCCCTCGCCCGTTACAGATGCACAGCACAAAGATTAGCGGCCTTGCTGTTGATACAGAGTATACCTTCCACCTGGTCCTGCGCACAAGCGCTGGCACCTTCATCAGTGAGCGCGTCTCCGTGAGGACTCACAAAATGACGGATCTAAGAGGTATTACCATTACTACCGGTATTCTGCCTAGTGCCGTCAAGGACAGCTTGACAAATGCGGTTGAGCGCATCGGGGCCAAGATTGTTGATGGCGTCCGCATTGACACGACGCATTTTGTTACTACTGAGGGACGTGGGCAGCAATGGGAGAAAGCTGTCGAGAGCAACATTCCCGTCGTACGTCCCGAATGGGTTGAGGCTTGCGAGAAGAGTGGCCGCATTCTAGGTGTTACCAAATTCTATCTTGATGCTATGAAGCCAGGCCCCCCAGCCGAGGAGGcttcacctccacctcctccagagaaggaggagaagagcctGCCCGTGCCGCCTGCCCACAACGGCGAGCAGGCATCTCCATCAGAGGAGAAGCTAGAcgagaaggtcaaggagaaggaggaagaggacgcGCGAAGGAACGGCGGAAAGCAGAGCTCCAGCGGTAGCAGCACtgagggcgaagaagaagccgagaTCGAGCAAAAGACGAAGACATCACCACAAGAGGAACAAAAGGTACGATTCGAGGATAAAGAGGAGCAGAAGGTTGCCCTACGACCCGCCCATAATGGTGAATCAAGTAAACCCGAACACGATGATAAGCAAGAAGCGTCGGATGACGACGCAGAAGAGGAGTCAAACGCGAAGACCGCACCTACACCAGATGGAGCATCCTTCCAAGAAGTGGAGCTATAG